From the genome of Streptomyces sp. NBC_01304:
GCCCGCAAGGGGTCCGAGCCGAGCTTCGACGTCTGGGGTTACGTCGCCCTCCTGCACCGCGTGCTCGACGAGCGCGACGGGGCGCGCGACATCTACGTACCGGATTACGACCGGACGCTCGCGCACGATCCGATTGCCGCGCGGCACCTCGTCGCGCCGTCGGCGCGGCTGATCGTCACCGAGGGGAACTACCTCGCCTGCGACCTGCCCGGCTGGCGCGAAGCGCGCGAGCTGATGGCGGCGCTCTGGTATGTCGAGGCACCGGCAGATGTACGTCAACTCCGTTTGGTGGACCGACAGTTGAGCGGCGGTCGAACGGGCGACGAGGCGCGGGAGTGGGTCGGGACCAATGACGCGCCCAACGGGGAACTTGTGGAGAACTGGCGGGAACGGGCCGACCGAAACCTCTCCACGATTGGTATGGACATGTTCAACTCTCAGCAATAATCTGAACTTGGTCTAGACCGCAGCAGTCCTGCGCGCGCTCGAAGAAGAACTCCCCCACGTTCTCAACGGAGCATCGGAGCAGCAGCATGCGAAGGAAGAAGACGTACGCGGCGATGCTCGGCCTCGCCACCGCCGGAGCCTTTGCGCTCACCACGGGCGGCGCCAGCAGCCATGGCTACACCGACTCACCCATCAGCCGGCAGAAGCTGTGCCAGAACGGCACGGTGACCGGGTGTGGCGCCATTCAGTGGGAGCCGCAGAGTGTCGAGGGCCCCAAGGGATTCCCGGCCTCGGGTCCGGCCGACGGCAAGATCTGTTCGGCGGGCCTCTCCCAGTTCAACGAGCTCAACTCCGCGACGAAGCCGGGCGGCGGCGCCTGGCCCACCACATCGGTCAGCAACGGGCAGAACTACACGTTCCGCTGGCAGTTCACCGCCCGGCACTCCACGACCGACTTCAAGTACTACGTCACCAAGAACGGCTGGAACCAGAGCCAGCCGCTGACCAGGGCGTCCCTGGAGACCGCGCCCTTCTTCACCGTCCCCTACAGCGGCCAGCCCCCGGCCACGCTGGAGCACACCGGCAAGCTGCCCACGGGCAAGTCCGGGCACCACATCATCCTGGCCGTGTGGACGATCGCGGACACGTCGAATGCGTTCTACGCCTGCTCGGACGTGACGTTCTAGGTCCGTAGGGCCTACGGCCTGCAGTCTCAGGTTCGGCAGTCTCAGTTCTTCCTCAGATCCGGTTCTTCCCCCCGGTTCTACGGGCACATACGGTCCGCGCGCGCCGTGATCGA
Proteins encoded in this window:
- a CDS encoding nucleoside/nucleotide kinase family protein yields the protein MEIADPPLIPDLAADAWQLTADVPRAVLGLAGPPGAGKSTLARALVAALDAEHGAGAAGYLPLDGFHLSNVQLARLGLMARKGSEPSFDVWGYVALLHRVLDERDGARDIYVPDYDRTLAHDPIAARHLVAPSARLIVTEGNYLACDLPGWREARELMAALWYVEAPADVRQLRLVDRQLSGGRTGDEAREWVGTNDAPNGELVENWRERADRNLSTIGMDMFNSQQ
- a CDS encoding lytic polysaccharide monooxygenase auxiliary activity family 9 protein, with translation MRRKKTYAAMLGLATAGAFALTTGGASSHGYTDSPISRQKLCQNGTVTGCGAIQWEPQSVEGPKGFPASGPADGKICSAGLSQFNELNSATKPGGGAWPTTSVSNGQNYTFRWQFTARHSTTDFKYYVTKNGWNQSQPLTRASLETAPFFTVPYSGQPPATLEHTGKLPTGKSGHHIILAVWTIADTSNAFYACSDVTF